A window from Salvia miltiorrhiza cultivar Shanhuang (shh) chromosome 2, IMPLAD_Smil_shh, whole genome shotgun sequence encodes these proteins:
- the LOC131010881 gene encoding uncharacterized protein LOC131010881 isoform X1, whose translation MKAGTLTLVLVNLAGIMERADESLLPGVYKEVGEALHSGPTGLGFLTLLRSMVQAICYPVAAYLAGRHNRAHVISYGAFLWAAATFLVAFSSTFFQVAVSRALNGIGLAIVAPAIQSLVADSTGDANRGTAFGWLQLTSNLGSVIGGLLSLLIAPVTLMGIPGWRISFHLVGIVSVIVGLLVWLFAVDPHFPNGGTSASDRAPRKSFRSDVKDLFQEAKSVIRIPSFQIIVAQGVTGSFPWSALSFAPMWLELIGFSHEKTAVLMGTFIVANSLGGVFGGMMGDFLSKRLPNSGRIILSQISSGSGIPLSAILLLAVPNNPSTMLVHGIVMFITGFCISWNAPATNNPIFAEIVPERSRTSIYALDRSFESVLSSFAPPTVGLLAQYVYGYKPIVPEGSDGISTDRENAASLAKALFAAIAIPMALCCVIYTFLYRTYPKDRDRARMEAIMESEIQLIESESSHTRGDHVQIERRELNLDAKTIIPLPFEDYSDERTLLVTR comes from the exons ATGAAGGCAGGAACGCTGACGCTTGTGCTGGTGAATCTCGCCGGAATAATGGAAAGAGCAGACGAATCATTACTACCGGGAGTCTACAAAGAAGTTGGGGAAGCGCTCCATTCGGGCCCAACCGGGCTGGGCTTTCTTACCCTTCTCCGATCGATGGTGCAGGCGATTTGCTACCCCGTCGCGGCTTACTTGGCGGGCCGGCATAATCGGGCCCACGTCATCTCCTACGGTGCTTTCCTTTGGGCCGCCGCCACCTTCCTCGTCGCCTTCTCCTCCACCTTCTTTCAG GTAGCTGTGTCGAGAGCTTTGAATGGGATTGGCCTTGCCATTGTTGCACCCGCGATTCAGTCCCTCGTTGCTGATTCAACTGGTGATGCCAACCGTGGTACAGCTTTTGGGTGGCTGCAGCTCACCAGCAACCTTGGTTCGGTTATTGGTGGACTGCTTTCGTTGTTGATAGCTCCGGTTACTTTGATGGGAATCCCTGGCTGGAGGATTTCTTTTCACCTCGTTGGCATAGTCAGCGTCATTGTGGGGTTACTAGTTTGGTTATTCGCCGTTGATCCTCACTTTCCTAATGGTGGTACGAGCGCTAGTGATCGAGCGCCCCGCAAGTCTTTCCGATCGGATGTGAAAGACCTCTTCCAGGAAGCCAAATCAGTGATCAGGATCCCTTCCTTTCAAATTATTGTAGCCCAAGGTGTTACGGGTTCGTTTCCCTGGTCAGCTTTGTCGTTTGCTCCGATGTGGTTGGAGCTAATTGGTTTCTCTCATGAGAAGACAGCCGTCCTCATGGGCACATTCATTGTGGCAAACTCCCTTGGTGGTGTATTCGGAGGCATGATGGGCGATTTCTTATCTAAGCGCCTCCCAAATTCTGGCCGGATAATCCTGTCGCAGATAAGCTCGGGATCTGGAATTCCTCTCTCAGCAATTCTTTTGCTGGCGGTGCCTAACAATCCGTCTACTATGCTCGTACATGGTATTGTCATGTTTATTACGGGTTTCTGCATATCTTGGAACGCCCCCGCCACAAACAA TCCGATTTTTGCAGAAATAGTCCCAGAGAGATCTCGAACAAGCATCTACGCATTAGACAGATCCTTTGAGTCAGTATTATCATCATTTGCTCCTCCCACAGTCGGACTACTGGCTCAGTATGTCTACGGGTATAAGCCCATCGTTCCAGAAGGTTCAGACGGCATCTCTACAGATAGAGAGAACGCTGCATCTTTGGCGAAGGCTCTCTTTGCAGCAATAGCTATCCCAATGGCTTTGTGTTGTGTCATATACACTTTCCTTTATCGCACTTACCCGAAGGACAGAGATCGTGCCCGAATGGAAGCTATCATGGAGTCGGAGATTCAGCTGATTGAATCGGAATCTTCACACACTAGAGGAGACCATGTTCAGATTGAAAGAAGGGAGCTTAATCTTGATGCCAAAACTATCATTCCATTGCCTTTTGAAGACTACAGTGATGAAAGAACACTACTTGTCACCCGGTAA
- the LOC131010907 gene encoding uncharacterized protein LOC131010907: MEKSTPVRKPHTSTADLLTWSENPPENSPAPASSARSHQPSDGISKVVFGGQVTDEEVESLNKRKPCSGYKMKEMTGSGIFKGKGENGLSEMDDADETQANKTGLRMYQQALSGVSHISFGEEDTVSPKKPASLPEVAKQRELSGNLESESEAKLKKQLSEAKNKELSGHNIFAPPPEIKPRPLGARALALRESITIGEPASDNGAGNGALSEEPLKTAKKIPNQKFSELSGNDIFKGDGAAASAEKPLSSAKLREMSGSNIFSDGKVESRDYFGGVRKPPGGESSIALV; this comes from the exons ATGGAGAAAAGCACGCCGGTGAGGAAGCCTCACACTTCGACGGCAGATCTGCTCACGTGGTCGGAGAATCCGCCCGAAAACTCGCCGGCGCCGGCTTCCTCCGCCCGCTCTCACCAG CCGTCGGATGGGATCAGCAAGGTAGTGTTTGGAGGGCAGGTTACAGATGAAGAAGTTGAGAGCTTGAATAAGAG GAAGCCATGTTCTGGCTATAAGATGAAGGAAATGACTGGCAGTGGTATTTTTAAAGGCAAAGGAGAGAACGGATTGTCGGAAATGGATGATGCTGATGAGACTCAAGCCAACAAAACTGGGCTGCGTATGTACCAG CAAGCATTGTCGGGAGTCAGTCACATCTCTTTTGGTGAAGAAGATACGGTTTCTCCCAAGAAACCGGCCAGTCTGCCTGAAGTTGCTAAGCAGCGAGAGTTGAGTGGAAATCTGGAAAGCGAATCTGaagcaaaattaaaaaaacaactaTCAGAAGCCAAAAACAAGGAGCTCAGTGGGCATAATATTTTTGCTCCACCACCTGAAATTAAACCCCGCCCCTTGGGTGCTCGAGCTTTGGCATTACGAGAGAGCATAACGATTGGAGAGCCTGCTTCTGACAAT GGTGCTGGCAATGGTGCTTTGAGCGAGGAACCTCTCAAAACAGCAAAGAAGATACCTAACCAGAAGTTCTCAGAGCTCTCAGGGAACGACATCTTCAAAGGAGATGGGGCAGCTGCATCAGCGGAGAAGCCACTGAGTTCAGCAAAGTTGCGGGAGATGAGCGGCAGCAACATCTTCTCTGATGGCAAAGTGGAATCTCGCGACTATTTTGGAGGTGTACGCAAACCCCCGGGCGGGGAAAGCAGCATCGCCCTGGTGTAA
- the LOC131010881 gene encoding uncharacterized protein LOC131010881 isoform X2: MKAGTLTLVLVNLAGIMERADESLLPGVYKEVGEALHSGPTGLGFLTLLRSMVQAICYPVAAYLAGRHNRAHVISYGAFLWAAATFLVAFSSTFFQVAVSRALNGIGLAIVAPAIQSLVADSTGDANRGTAFGWLQLTSNLGSVIGGLLSLLIAPVTLMGIPGWRISFHLVGIVSVIVGLLVWLFAVDPHFPNGGTSASDRAPRKSFRSDVKDLFQEAKSVIRIPSFQIIVAQGVTGSFPWSALSFAPMWLELIGFSHEKTAVLMGTFIVANSLGGVFGGMMGDFLSKRLPNSGRIILSQISSGSGIPLSAILLLAVPNNPSTMLVHGIVMFITGFCISWNAPATNKNSPREISNKHLRIRQIL; the protein is encoded by the exons ATGAAGGCAGGAACGCTGACGCTTGTGCTGGTGAATCTCGCCGGAATAATGGAAAGAGCAGACGAATCATTACTACCGGGAGTCTACAAAGAAGTTGGGGAAGCGCTCCATTCGGGCCCAACCGGGCTGGGCTTTCTTACCCTTCTCCGATCGATGGTGCAGGCGATTTGCTACCCCGTCGCGGCTTACTTGGCGGGCCGGCATAATCGGGCCCACGTCATCTCCTACGGTGCTTTCCTTTGGGCCGCCGCCACCTTCCTCGTCGCCTTCTCCTCCACCTTCTTTCAG GTAGCTGTGTCGAGAGCTTTGAATGGGATTGGCCTTGCCATTGTTGCACCCGCGATTCAGTCCCTCGTTGCTGATTCAACTGGTGATGCCAACCGTGGTACAGCTTTTGGGTGGCTGCAGCTCACCAGCAACCTTGGTTCGGTTATTGGTGGACTGCTTTCGTTGTTGATAGCTCCGGTTACTTTGATGGGAATCCCTGGCTGGAGGATTTCTTTTCACCTCGTTGGCATAGTCAGCGTCATTGTGGGGTTACTAGTTTGGTTATTCGCCGTTGATCCTCACTTTCCTAATGGTGGTACGAGCGCTAGTGATCGAGCGCCCCGCAAGTCTTTCCGATCGGATGTGAAAGACCTCTTCCAGGAAGCCAAATCAGTGATCAGGATCCCTTCCTTTCAAATTATTGTAGCCCAAGGTGTTACGGGTTCGTTTCCCTGGTCAGCTTTGTCGTTTGCTCCGATGTGGTTGGAGCTAATTGGTTTCTCTCATGAGAAGACAGCCGTCCTCATGGGCACATTCATTGTGGCAAACTCCCTTGGTGGTGTATTCGGAGGCATGATGGGCGATTTCTTATCTAAGCGCCTCCCAAATTCTGGCCGGATAATCCTGTCGCAGATAAGCTCGGGATCTGGAATTCCTCTCTCAGCAATTCTTTTGCTGGCGGTGCCTAACAATCCGTCTACTATGCTCGTACATGGTATTGTCATGTTTATTACGGGTTTCTGCATATCTTGGAACGCCCCCGCCACAAACAA AAATAGTCCCAGAGAGATCTCGAACAAGCATCTACGCATTAGACAGATCCTTTGA